Proteins co-encoded in one Pelobates fuscus isolate aPelFus1 chromosome 5, aPelFus1.pri, whole genome shotgun sequence genomic window:
- the LOC134610573 gene encoding protein TsetseEP-like, translated as MDPATSENAPEVAVSEAVPPQDSETKEPEPPKTDTEPETANSQEPPPETKEPEQTTSEPPTDPEPEIAKCQAIPPPVPDAEESEQPKTDPEPVPEFEICYLPAPEPSPPAPILLTDDVSNTTNTEPEIAVCQIYGPETTQENNDESKPSEDSNPEVAGPETTQENNESKPSEEPKPEIAVCQIFGPETTQENNDESKPSDSEPVAIACPLEPPQENPGQSEPSKEPEPESKDPEETPLSRLLSLQNSNGFWAPNEKLASALGVSEGFNENRPEEADVPFWATVLAVLSLYGSFTEQKEEWGSQGEKAVSWLQSKNEPALNDLVKAGNELLKTSVEVAVFGL; from the exons ATGGATCCTGCCACATCAGAAAATGCCCCAG AGGTTGCAGTCTCTGAAGCCGTACCTCCTCAGGATTCAGAAACAAAAGAACCAGAACCGCCCAAAACAGATACAGAACCTG AGACTGCAAACAGTCAAGAACCTCCACCTGAGACAAAAGAGCCAGAACAGACGACATCAGAACCACCTACTGACCCGGAACCTG AGATTGCAAAATGTCAAGCTATCCCTCCCCCGGTTCCTGATGCAGAAGAGTCAGAACAGCCTAAAACCGACCCAGAACCTG TACCAGAATTTGAGATTTGTTACCTGCCCGCACCTGAGCCATCTCCACCTGCACCAATCTTGCTGACCGATGACGTATCTAACACCACTAACACAGAGCCTG AAATAGCTGTCTGTCAGATTTATGGACCAGAAACTACACAAGAAAACAATGATGAATCCAAACCATCTGAAGATTCAAACCCTG AAGTAGCTGGACCAGAAACTACACAAGAAAACAATGAATCCAAACCATCTGAAGAGCCAAAACCTG AAATAGCAGTCTGTCAAATTTTTGGACCAGAAACTACACAAGAAAACAACGATGAATCCAAGCCATCAGATTCAGAACCTG TTGCTATAGCCTGCCCATTGGAACCACCACAAGAAAATCCAGGTCAATCAGAACCTTCTAAAGAACCAGAACCTG AAAGCAAAGATCCTGAGGAGACGCCTCTTTCTCGGCTGCTTTCTCTACAAAATTCCAATGGGTTCTGGGCTCCCAATGAGAAACTGGCCTCTGCCTTGGGAGTATCGGAGGGCTTCAATGAAAACCGTCCAGAG GAAGCCGATGTTCCATTTTGGGCTACTGTCCTAGCGGTGCTTTCACTTTATGGATCTTTCACCGAGCAGAAGGAAGAGTGGGGTTCTCAGGGAGAGAAGGCGGTGTCATGGCTCCAGTCCAAAAATG AACCTGCCTTGAATGATTTGGTCAAAGCTGGGAATGAATTGCTGAAAACGTCTGTGGAAGTTGCTGTATTTGGCTTGTGA